attttaaggattgattttctaaagattttaatcatgagtattacaaaattttgaattgtttttatttatgtaaaatgaaaaatactaaatacaataaaatagtatttctccacaggtttgccgttcctgcgcgggtgaccgcccagcagatcttatatggtcctgccaggggattaacatcttccaccctgaggtgctggtggcgtgtcgtctgcgcagtgaagcaggccctgagggagggacggaatatctgtctattcaataagcaggagctggacccgattgtcatcgcgcggaggggcatggtgcttgtgagagactacgtcaatctggaggtccatcagaggggcaaggaggaagcctataagaactggcacatacaagatctgggggagctcaggatcccatgatgggacccacctccagggacggtcagttccccctgctggagcccgagtccaagatcttttaaccattttatgaatgattgtttttaaaatgacttttaaaatgaatcttaactgtttttaaagatttagttgtttttaaatcactaattgtttaagGTTTTTttgggtttagttttgttctatttttttgtcaaatacattgtccattttggatttaattttaaatgcattggaccttttttgtttgttttttatttttacctttttaattgtttctttattttgtccaatgcattttcagttattttcaatgtatttgacttttattggtagcagttttgctttaatcacgtttgtgttgttgttttgtgcacttgtttatttgaagttaagtattttgttttcgttaaatcacacagattttaaaaattgtaagtgatcttaaaaaaaagtttttaatcataagtattaaaaattgaaatgtttttatttgtaatgtaaaatactttaaacaataaaacagtatattgGTATTGAGAAAGTGGACAAATCATGAAAAGAAACTCCTTCAACATGAGACATATTGCGTCTACTCTCTTAAATGAAGAACTATACATTTTTGttacttttccttttttgtattatttttccagACGACATACTATTTTTCCCATTTTATACTACATTGTGTGCCTACAGTCTTTGTAATATGTGTTTGTACATTGAGATTTAGTATTGTATATTACTGCTGTGAACACTACACTTTGTTGAAGAGACTTGGGTATTTCTTGTGCAGATTTGGGATCCACCTTCCTAATTAAGCATATTATGTCTCCATTTATACACCTTCTTGTGCACATGGATATATATGCCTGACAAAGACCATACAGGTCAAAACATTGCATAATAAACACTGGGGAGCATTTATTCCAGTATGTGGATATCTTTTCAACCCTCCAAATATTAATTGACACACCAAAACTGCTTTCCAATGGAGGTTAACTTTTTTAAACATCTTTATTATAACACTGAATacaacatatactgtatatacatataattcaGGGTATaccagtccacacacacacacacacacacacacacacacacacacacacactctattaTTGCACGAAAAACACGTCACAGTATTCAGAACACCTTCACTGATGTGGCATTAACCACCAGCTCTGATCTCAGTCGTTATAGCATCGTCTTCGACATCTTCACATGCACTGGAGAACTTCAGAACCACCAGAGTCAGAGAGGTCAAGGGTCACCAGCCCCAAACtgagtacagtatattacagtacagGTCAGACTGCCATAAAAAAGCAGTTGtctttacaaataataaaaatatatagaaaaaggGACAGATCTGAGTTTGACAGAGACTCCAACTCCTCCCAGTGCATCCCCCGCAGTAGGCAGTACAGTGGGGGGTGGAGGTCTCTAGCGCACCGACAGGTTCTTCTCTCGCTTCTTGAACACAGAGCCCAGGCCCTGGCGGGTGCCCAGCTCGGCAGTGTCTAGCGTGTCTCTCCTGCCCAGACAGACAGCACAGTGTATCAGCGTGTCAATTAGACTCAATTATTCAAtttaaggtgctttattggcaggaCTTACAATTAGCAGTGTTGCCAAATCAattatacactacacacacagggtaATATAATATTTCACAGACAATGTTTTGATTCTCCCTCTCACCGGCTCAGTTCAGCGGCGGCTCTCTTGCGCTCATCCTTCTTCTCCGATCTCCTCCTCAGACGGTACACCAGCCCTCTCACCCCGCCACGCTGCTTTCTGTCCAGCTGCAGGGACACAatggcacagagacacacagtcacacaatgagacagacacacacatacacacacacatacacagggacAAGGGGACAAACACGGTTCCCTTTCCCCCCAGCAGGGTGTGTCCTCTGACCTTGGTGTGCAGAGCAGGGGGCAGGGCTTCAGTGTCCAGCAGGTCTCCGGTGCTGTGGAAGCGCTGACCCTGGAACTCCCTTGGACCTGTCGATCAAACACCAGGCTGTCAGGCAAAGCAGTGTCCACACCCAGCTGGTCAACACCTGGAGAGAACTGTGGGGGGGGCACTAATTTCTTAGGCAAATTAGTTTAAtcaattaaagttaatatttttatttatttttcatggaaatttcaaattaactgcaGACGAAAACCCTCCAGTGTCGCTGCGCTCTCTACCCGGGCAAATCGATAGTCACGCCCATCACTGATAAGTAAATAATTGGCAGCCTCACCCCATTGTATGTCactgtgcagagagagagatcgcTTGCGGAAGTGGGAGGGAGGAAGGGCCTCCTCTTGCGACGATTGGCTAGACAGGGCAGTGTGCCGGTTACAGCCTGCCTCCTGATTGGTCCGTGGGAACTTGTCAGTTGTGTAACACAGGCACTGTCCACATAGCAGCTCCTgtggcagagggagagaggagagagagagagtaccaGATGAAGATCTTAACCTGGAGCGAACTGCAATTCTACAAGAGCTAAACACAATGGGAAAGGGATTAGAGACTGAGCCACAGTAGCCATCTGTTGCTCACAGTGCTCAGAAAGGCCACAGTATTGAGAAGCTGTAGGTCTGACACCCTGACTAAGGACCTGGTGTTCTCCCACAGGCTGGTGTGTGGGTGCAGTGACTGGCCCCACCAGGCAGGGGGCGCTCAACTCACTCTGGGTTGCTATACCTTTGTAAAGTTTCTGTGAGTTGACTATATGATTTTTGATTtcatgtctttgttttgttcaatGAAGTATTTTGTAaaactctcgctctctctgtccccctcaCCTCCTGGTTGCCCAgtgtcctcctctctctctccactcgctccctctctctctgcagttccTGACTGGCCCTCTGCAGCCGGGCCATCTCCTCCAGCATGCGACACACCTGCTCCAGGTAGCCCAGCCCAGGACCAGAGCCAGGACTGGGAAGCAGCGAGTCCAGCGAGCTCGGTTCTGTACACAGCCCTGAGTCCACCTGAGGACAGATACAACTACTATTAGCAAGCTGCAGAGTCACGGACTGGACTGGACCAGACTGGACTGTACAGAGCCCCTGACGGCAGCCCCTGACACCACGTCATTCGATCACATCACAGGTGCATTCTTGGCACCTGTGATTTAATACTTCACATTCCTCTTCAAAGGTTACCATCAGATTTGGCTGTCACGCCAACACAGATCCGCATTCCACCCATAGCTGACCCCCGATTTACCTGGTggaggagggggggtggggggtgccaGATAAAGAAGACTAATTATACTGAGTCGttactgtgggggggggggggggggggggggggcgcagCCTGCTCCTGCCTGATTGTCCAGTTTTCCGTTACACTGAACTGGTTCACAAGGGAacagcgagagagacagagaccacATTCATCCAAAACAGAAGGAAAGTCAATGCAACAAAACCTCAAAACAACACAGAATTAATCAACAGACAATAGGTAAACAACAGACAATAGATGTGAAACTGTGACTCACCGTGTCACCCCCCAGCCTCTGCAGTCCCCCCCCACAGCTCTGTGACAGCCTCTGCCCCAGGGAGGGTGCTCTCCTGTAGGGCCCTGGCCCACTGGGGACCTCTGGGGGCGGACTGTGACCTGCCCTGCAAACGGGCGGCAGAGTGGCATTGACATGGATGCTGTCCTCCAGGTCCGCCTCTCTGAGGGAGGGGACGGGGGACAGCTGGGGTCTCTGGGTCTTTTGCCGCCTCCAGTCCGTTCTGCGCAGTGCCTGTTCCACCCGGCGCAGaagaggtgggggtgggggggcagtggctgGGGCAAACATCTCCTCTGGGCCTTCCCCCCAATCCAGGGCGGAGGAGCAGGagaagggaaagggagagggagagggggaggaggaggaagagggcaGCTGCTCTGTGTCCGTGTCCGGCCAGAAGCTGTGCTCCGACAGCACGGTCTCGCAGCTCGGTAGTTCCACCCCCGAGTCCTCCGACTCCGACTTCAGCACCAGACTGGGTCTCCACGTCTTCCCCGAGTGGGACATCTGTTCTCTTTCAACGCTCCCCTCCTCCTTCTCACTCCTTATCTCCTCTGCCTCTTTCTCCAGAAAACcattcccctcctcctccgctACATCCCCCGCCCCCTCCAAGGGGGACAAGCCCCTTTCCAAAATCGTCTCCTCTCCATCTTctacctcctcctcctgctgcgGCTGCTGCCTCTTCCTCACTTCCTTCTTCCCCTGCTCCTCTTCCTCCGTCCCCAAGCCTGTGCCCTCCCCCCACGCTTCCACAAATCTCCCGAAATTCCTGTACAGGTTCATCCTGGTCAGCACCACCTCTGCACGGCCCcccgaggaagaggaggggtgatctgagagagagagagatggacacagggtcagagagggagaaaggccAGTGGGCTGCTGCTGCTACCGTATAATCCTACAGAGTTCAGTCCAGTGTGGAGGAAGAGTGCTACTCCAGATGGGCAGGCTGGCAGTGTCTCGATTCCCTGGTAGGTAAACTTAAAGACAGGTTCTAAATGGCTTCCCTCCTCCTCTCATCCTCCCCTTCCACCTCCTCCCTCCTGGAATGACGCCAGCTCATTCATGAACAAATTCCTGCTCCTCCGCCTGTCATTCTCCTTGCAGCTTTCTCACCCCAACCCCCGTttactctctcgctctcctctCTAGGCTCTTCACAAATCCCTCTTCCCTTGCCAGCTAGATAGTAAgccccccaccctctctctctcctcatctgtctctctctccctcagtcaTAGAGCAGTGAGTTAGTTACAACTCACCCATAATCCCTGACAGAGACACCGAGAGACACAGGAGTTTTGGACAGTGTTCCCCTGGGCTTTGGAGACAGAAAGCAGACACTCGGACACCCTGTTCCTGAGCAGGGGGCCGCTCTCTCAGTGTCCCCTCCCCGCCCACCTGCAGAACCAGCCCAGCCGGATCCACGGGGATGGCAGCAGACTGACAGTGTTGGAATGCTGTGGCTGAGCCCTACAGATAACTACAAATAACTACAGATATATAGTATAAATCGGTAGAAAATAACGTTATTGCTCCTGCAGAGacgcagtccagtccagcaggggacagacagagagaaaggcgGAGGGCAGACCGGACTGAACAGTGTAATGTCATGCGTGAGTGCATGTGTCTGGCAGCTCGTTCTTGGAGCCGCTCTCTATCAGCGCCGGCACATTCTGTCCAGGAAAGGTAACGGCATTCCCGGCATTCCGAAGCGACAGCCTTGTCACGGCCGACGCAGAAGAAggaattttgtgtttttctccttAACCTTTTGTTGCAGAGAAACACCAGGAGCAAATGTTGTTAATTAGGTTCATGTGTTTGTAAATTTGCATGAGGGAGGGAGTATCTATGTATatatgctgtgtgtgtctcgggGACAAAGTCAATTAAGACTTTTAACAGCCCCTTTCCAAATGTTTACTGTTTTACAAAGATTAAACTAAAACGCCACACATTCACAGGCAAACCATAACCCCTTCCCAAGGCGGTGAAAATCTACTGCAAACATGATCTCACCTCCCCCCATGATCTCCATTGTGTTTGCAGACTGTTTACACCTGAGCTGAAAATCACACTTATTGTGTAAACCCACAGGAGCGAGAGAGtggcagagagagatggggtacagtcaatgagagagagagagagaccccccCAGCATtttctactgcttttacatgcTTATTAAAATTGGAAATCCACCAGGGAAAAGGAGTGGCACACCaaaataatggtaataaaattAACAGTACTTCTAATAGTGAACCACAGCACAGCTTGTTCTGTACGGGAGAGTGACCGAGAGAGCAGCCCAGGGTCATCGCCCATCCCAGTGCTCTGTTTGTTCCGCATTGTTCACATTTTTGTGTCCTTCCTCAGCACAGATGGGGGCGGTGTGTTGTGCATTGCTGAGCACTGACTGTCCTGTACCGTAACATTGTACTGCACTATACCGCAGGGTACGGCACTGAGCTGTCCTGCCGCCCAGCATGGCCTCAGTTCCGGCTCTAAGAGCATGACAGCTTCCATATGCACTTCATAtaagtgttttattaaactCCTGCTTGCTTACACATTGGTAGCTCTGCTGTTGAATGTGATTTCTCCTATTCCCCTAAATTCATACACTGGACTTCATAGCATCATGTCCGCAGTTCTCACTATTTCAACTAGAATGTATTGTGTAATGcatctgtaaacacacacacacacacacacacacacacgcatgacaTTGTCCAGCAGCGTCCTGGACACTGGGGTTAGGGGTAGGAACTGAGTGTCTTGCTGATTAAAATTGTGGACATTGGGACGCGTCATGCCGGACAGTCAGTGGAAACGCCTTGTCGCATCAATGATTGCGATCATATACAGATGAGTGCATAGGAAACACCCCCCATCAATCCGACCCGTATGGTCGTATAAAGTGTCGCACGGGTCTAGTCTGAATTGAATTGCATTGTAAGTCAGAGCTTTTAATACATAATTTGAAAACTAACAACTTATCAGTCCGACAACAATACTAAAGTTTTAGTTTTGTCGGCGAAATACTATGTATACACCCCCAGGTGAGAATCATTGTAACCTCCCACTGTTTCAAAAGGTCAGTCATAAAAGCGTGTCTGCAGCGTGAATGGGGGACAATGTAATTCTTTGTTAAAAAATGTCCAAATTCGGTACACGCACATATACGGGCTGTGTGTTGTTCCTGCGTGTCCTTGTCTGTGCGACTCTCCTGCTCCCAATACAGCAACCACGACAAGCAaccaaatgaatgaatgaatatctGAATGAATGCAGGAATGAAAAGGTAAAGTGACGCACCTTCACCGCGCTGCACCCACAGACTCAGACTCCCGCGCCGTCTCGTCAGCATCACGACCCGCGTCTGGGCAGCATCCCAGGGGCTTCACACATCACAAGTAAATGAAAGTAGACTTCAAAGGGAAACTACGCTTTGCTAGTAACTTGCTAGCAGTTGAGTAACTGGACTGTCAGCTGCGGGTGGGAACTCAAAAGGGAGGAGGTAGTGAGTGAAAGACCCCGCCGTCTGTTGTGCTGTGATCAACGCGCAGATTGCACGGGTCTCCACCGCCAGCCTCTGCTCCCTGTGCGCGGCGTGGGGACGCGTctgtgccggggccggggctgCAGCTGGGCTCGGCGTGGGCTGGGAGTGTCGTGCCTGAATTGGAGAGGAGGGGTGGGTATCTTGTGTACGCTTTCCAGCGCGGGCTCCATGCACAGGCGTGGGACTTTCCTTGCACCTCCCCCAGTTATGGACGGACCAGTTAGGGTTTGAGCGCCGCCCATCCGACCACGGCAGATATGACAGCCCCGCAATTGAGCCAATCAGGTGCTGCTGGTTTGCGTcagtccctggtggtctagtggttaggattcggcgctctcaccgccgcggcccgggttcgattcccggtcagggaaagTGATCTTTTTATCTGATTTCGGCCGCGCtcttaaatgtataattaatggaCGTGTTGCTCCGCTTTGCCTTGTTGTTAAGCATTACACCTCTATGTAAGTGCTTTGGAAGCTCTGCTATAACCGACTCATCGCcaatcatgttttttgtttaattgaagtttaattgaaTCAGTCAGTTTATCAATCGAGATTGTCCTTCTGTGTTGTGCGCCTGCGCGGAGTGTAAGCGCAGAGGATACGAGCTGGAATTCACACCTCAGTCAGTCACTTATTCAAAGCTTATCTGGCGGAGACGGCATTGTTTTCAAGAAGCGGGGATCAGTGTGTACGTGACCAGAGGCGGGTGCAGGTGGAGATGGGGGGGAAGGGCGTGTGGCTGCTGCATCATTTTAATTGTGAAGTGTGTAAACCTGTGTTGTCGGTTCAGCTTAAACCTCCCCCTCCATCCCTTATCCCTTCTGGAACTGGACACGCTTCTGAGAGAGAGTACACctgaaaacaatacaacacaaaCAAGAACACAGCTGGGCCCCCCAACCTGGCTGTTGATCAGCCCACCAGTACCACGCACACCGGCCACCTGGACACCACATGGCATGGAAATATTCCAGCTGCCCTGGTCACTGTGTTGGGATTTGGACAGTGGAAACATCACACATACCCCCACCTCAGTGAGCCCGGGGGCCCAGAATGCAGCCCAGACCCAGTATGGTATAGTTCTGTCCTGTATCACATGACACAGTACTGCTCCACTGCCCTGTGCTATAATGCATTGGATCGCACAACCTCACACTGTGATGAACTCTGATATATTGTGCCGGGGTCGCTGGGCTGGAATACCTGGTTTTCCATTGCACTGCACTCCACCATGGTAGATTGTATTGTAGTGCATTGTCTTGTATGGTACATTGCCGTATTGTAGTACAGCACTGTGCAGTACCGTGTGTGTCGTTCATAGAGCTGCAAacccacaacacacagccagagcTCTCCTCAGACAAACGTTTAATGCGGTTAGTCAGATATATTTCACAGATATGTCTACGATTTTAAAAATAGTCATTTATTAGAACacttttaaaactaaaatagttTCATCATCAtgatatcatttatttatttacgagTTTAAAATTCTCTCGGACGGCTTGCTATCACCCATCAGCCGTGGGATCACACACTCAGGCAGGCAGAGTACGCTGTTCTGCTCCGGCACCCTGGATTCACCCTCAGGGGTGCGTGGCCCTGGACCTGGAGAGGCCCCATCCTGCAGGGCCTGTCAGTCAATGCAGACCAAGAACAGACAGCGCCTCAGAAACACCCCCTCCAATCACTTTGAACCTGGGGGGTCATCTCGGTCAGCTGATTCAGATGATTGGTAACAAACTGAAGATCAGAGTCCTCCGAAGCCCCTGGCACAGTGGTTTCCCTGCCCGGGCCGCCCCTGCCGAGGTGCCAACGTGGTGTCCAGTGGCGGGGGAGTCAGTCAGCGGGGCTGGTTTGCGGTCACAGAAGCGCCTCTCGTCTCTTTTCTCTTCGACCTGCTTTCACACTCACAACCAGAACCTGGACGGCTGGACCAGTGGGTCAGGACGCTGGTTGGCGTGCTGGGGTGACTGGCTGGGGAGACCGGACAGCACATCTGACAGAGGGGCCAGGGACGGCCGCCGTGGCAACAGAGCCAGTccagagaggcagagggagaggagcATGATGGGACTGCAGAGAACAGGAGGGCGGATGTGGGAGAGAGGGGCAGGCGGGGCCAGGGAGGCACAACTAAGATTGCGTTTGTGGAGCACAGATTGGCGTGGCACGAATGCAACCTAACTGTGATGTAATACCCAGCTAGCTagctaactaactaactaactaactaactaactagaGTTACCCATCAGGACAATGACtgggaaaaaaacagaatgaaatgGACAGAGGGATagatagaaagaaaaagagaggacAAGATTACAGACTCCAACTCTAAGCTCCTGTTCAAAAGTTTTTACAAAGATGTCACACCTATCTGTTTATTTaccaagtttattattatttagttcattatataaattaaatttcAAAACAGACTTTCCCACAACGCCATACTAGCCTGTCTTCAGCGCATCTCCCAAGCCCAGATAAACaatctcacacacccacacactcactgatacacacacacaatcgcacACTCCTCAGAGCACCCCAGAGGCAGCACGGACAGTCCCCACGCTGTCGCTGGTCCTGGTCTGAAGCTGTGCTCGGGTAAATCTGGTTCAGATATAACCTGCTGTTGTGTCAGTGAAAGAGGGCAGAGCACAGAGATGTGCCCAGCTGTGCTGCTGCCCCCTTCTGGTGGCACTGTGTTactgagtctctctctctccctagcTTTATCTGTCATCCCTCTTTCTGTCCCCACACCCCCTTCtccatctgtctctctatctcaaTGCAGCAAGGAGGAAAGAAAGAATGAGAGAGAAAGGTACAGGGGGATCTGAGTTAGGAGGTATTcatggggctgtgtgtgtgtttttgtgcaagTATGTTACAATTTGAGTGTGCATGTAAGTGTGACTATGTCTACGTTAGTGTGCCTCAGttagtgcgtcagtgtgtgctctgtgtctttctgaaacagacagacagacagacagacccctCCTCAATGACTCCAGACAGATCGACCAGCTCTCAGCACTCTCTGTCCGAACctctgtctcgctctctctctctggggggggggggggggggggctaggGTCGGAGGTCATTGCTCCTTCACGGTCAGCCGCTCCAGCTTCCCCACCGCCTCCTCTGTCACGACCTTTGTCTTCCTCTCTGG
This DNA window, taken from Amia ocellicauda isolate fAmiCal2 chromosome 9, fAmiCal2.hap1, whole genome shotgun sequence, encodes the following:
- the LOC136759266 gene encoding uncharacterized protein LOC136759266 isoform X1, with protein sequence MLTRRRGSLSLWVQRGEDHPSSSSGGRAEVVLTRMNLYRNFGRFVEAWGEGTGLGTEEEEQGKKEVRKRQQPQQEEEVEDGEETILERGLSPLEGAGDVAEEEGNGFLEKEAEEIRSEKEEGSVEREQMSHSGKTWRPSLVLKSESEDSGVELPSCETVLSEHSFWPDTDTEQLPSSSSSPSPSPFPFSCSSALDWGEGPEEMFAPATAPPPPPLLRRVEQALRRTDWRRQKTQRPQLSPVPSLREADLEDSIHVNATLPPVCRAGHSPPPEVPSGPGPYRRAPSLGQRLSQSCGGGLQRLGGDTVDSGLCTEPSSLDSLLPSPGSGPGLGYLEQVCRMLEEMARLQRASQELQRERERVERERRTLGNQEELLCGQCLCYTTDKFPRTNQEAGCNRHTALSSQSSQEEALPPSHFRKRSLSLHSDIQWGPREFQGQRFHSTGDLLDTEALPPALHTKLDRKQRGGVRGLVYRLRRRSEKKDERKRAAAELSRRDTLDTAELGTRQGLGSVFKKREKNLSVR
- the LOC136759266 gene encoding uncharacterized protein LOC136759266 isoform X2, which codes for MDHPSSSSGGRAEVVLTRMNLYRNFGRFVEAWGEGTGLGTEEEEQGKKEVRKRQQPQQEEEVEDGEETILERGLSPLEGAGDVAEEEGNGFLEKEAEEIRSEKEEGSVEREQMSHSGKTWRPSLVLKSESEDSGVELPSCETVLSEHSFWPDTDTEQLPSSSSSPSPSPFPFSCSSALDWGEGPEEMFAPATAPPPPPLLRRVEQALRRTDWRRQKTQRPQLSPVPSLREADLEDSIHVNATLPPVCRAGHSPPPEVPSGPGPYRRAPSLGQRLSQSCGGGLQRLGGDTVDSGLCTEPSSLDSLLPSPGSGPGLGYLEQVCRMLEEMARLQRASQELQRERERVERERRTLGNQEELLCGQCLCYTTDKFPRTNQEAGCNRHTALSSQSSQEEALPPSHFRKRSLSLHSDIQWGPREFQGQRFHSTGDLLDTEALPPALHTKLDRKQRGGVRGLVYRLRRRSEKKDERKRAAAELSRRDTLDTAELGTRQGLGSVFKKREKNLSVR